From a region of the Helicoverpa armigera isolate CAAS_96S chromosome 14, ASM3070526v1, whole genome shotgun sequence genome:
- the LOC110375329 gene encoding E3 ubiquitin-protein ligase RNF19A gives MVEREGMRRGSGGGCGWGGGVLGRWSLRRLLLDSPLVGRRLAHTVLDQADGRPAKLNNVEQAQRQTTVEFIAEDEEGDVLECPLCLSNFSSVSMVRLAWCSHRCCEPCLRQYLAIEIFEARVPVNCPVCHESMHPSDVRRIVDNPVLYDKYEEFSVRRALAADPDTRWCPAPDCSFAVVATGCASCPKLTCLAPGCGASFCYHCKAAWHPTQTCDAARRSRAPPPRAPQPSHADIDHGDVKPCPRCSVLIVKVEDGSCNHMVCCVCGAEFCWLCMKEVSDLHYLSPSGCTFWGKKPWSRKKKLLWQLGTLAGAPLGIAVVAGVALPALLVGLPLWAGRRAHRRLRRAPPARRRAAVAAAVAAALLVSPLVAGLAVGIGVPILLFYVYGVVPVSLCRAGGCAGGPPPPAAAHFDDERDHAPDQDAASRRLEPSIGDASLSAGSHHAEVRAPSLAALAGSLGGHETHSPAAHRLEVTADVAASDNTSAASWPDDLPSTSSRSARLRSLFLYGSAVPPADLEAGTGPGAPAGGALELSGVCETRARSPPLAPAAPHVPPAVPPHGDA, from the exons TATTGGATCAAGCAGACGGCCGGCCTGCGAAACTAAACAACGTGGAACAGGCTCAAAGACAAACTACAGTAGAATTTATAGCAGAAGATGAAGAG GGCGACGTTTTGGAGTGCCCACTATGCCTATCGAATTTCAGTTCGGTATCCATGGTGCGGCTGGCGTGGTGCTCCCACCGATGCTGCGAGCCCTGCCTCCGACAGTACCTGGCCATCGAGATCTTCGAGGCGAGAGTTCCAGTCAACTGCCCTGTGTGCCATGAGAGCATGCATCCCTCAG ATGTCCGTCGCATCGTAGACAACCCGGTACTTTACGACAAATATGAAGAGTTCTCCGTGCGGCGCGCGTTAGCCGCCGACCCTGATACTCGGTGGTGTCCCGCGCCCGATTGCAG tttcgcggtggtgGCGACGGGTTGCGCATCGTGTCCTAAGCTGACGTGCCTGGCCCCCGGCTGCGGCGCGTCGTTCTGCTACCACTGCAAGGCGGCGTGGCACCCGACGCAGACGTGCGACGCGGCGCGACGCAGccgggcgccgccgccgcgggCGCCGCAACCCTCGCACGCTGATATCGATCATG GTGATGTGAAGCCATGTCCCCGGTGTTCAGTACTAATAGTGAAGGTGGAAGATGGTTCGTGCAACCATATGGTGTGCTGCGTCTGCGGCGCCGAGTTCTGCTGGCTGTGTATGAAGGAGGTCTCAGACTTACATTATTTGAG TCCCAGCGGCTGCACGTTCTGGGGCAAGAAGCCGTGGTCACGCAAAAAGAAGCTACTCTGGCAGCTGGGCACGCTGGCGGGCGCACCGCTCGGCATCGCCGTGGTGGCGGGCGTGGCGCTGCCCGCGCTGCTGGTGGGCCTGCCGCTGTGGGCGGGCCGCCGGGCCCATCGCCGCCTGCGCCGGGCCccgcccgcccgccgccgcgccgccgtcGCCGCCGCCGTGGCCGCTGCACTACTAGTATCCCCCCTCGTCGCTGGCTTAGCCGTCGGCATCGGAGTTCCAATCCTACTGTTCTACGTATACGGAGTGGTGCCAGTGTCGCTGTGTCGAGCTGGTGGTTGCGCGGGAGGACCCCCGCCACCCGCCGCCGCGCATTTTGATGATGAACGGGACCATGCGCCTGATCAGGACGCCGCTTCGAGACGACTTGAACCCAGTATAG GTGACGCATCTCTATCAGCAGGATCTCACCACGCGGAGGTACGTGCTCCGTCACTGGCGGCCCTGGCTGGGTCTCTGGGCGGACACGAGACACACTCCCCCGCCGCACACCGACTGGAGGTGACGGCGGACGTGGCCGCGTCGGACAATACGAGCGCCGCTAGCTGGCCCGACGACCTGCCGTCCACGTCGTCCCGCTCGGCTCGCCTGCGCAGCCTGTTCCTGTACGGGTCCGCCGTGCCGCCCGCCGACCTGGAGGCCGGCACGGGCCCCGGCGCCCCCGCGGGCGGCGCGCTGGAGCTCAGCGGCGTGTGCGAGACCCGCGCCCGCTCCCCGCCACtggcgcccgccgcgccgcacgTGCCGCCCGCGGTGCCGCCGCACGGCGACGCGTAG